Genomic DNA from Parasteatoda tepidariorum isolate YZ-2023 chromosome 3, CAS_Ptep_4.0, whole genome shotgun sequence:
taacaatttcttgAGCTTTTTCTTAGATAATGAGTTATCACAGTTTTGTCGTTTAATGCCACATGGTGCGATCTCATTTTCAGGTGcagatttttccttttttacctTCTGAGCAGAGGCAACAGGACTATAACAAACATAACAATAATAACtgataaaatacaacttcaatgacttaattttagaactttttactactaatttatttattttggtaatgaaaataaaagtaaaaatattaaaagcaatcacaaaagctttataaaaaaataataacattatacaTCAtgctttttaatcaaattttaaatgctggGGAACCAAACAAGTCAGAATacaaagagataaaaattaattttaaattattaagcaagttcatacaatatttacaaataaacaaaacaaaaattagaacatattttataagataaagtTGTTGtggttaaacatatttttaaacatatttcatgtACATCAAATACATTCATTACACTGGCTAATTTGACATGACATTAATTCCAGATTTCCTCTTTATAGCGAtgttaaaatttgatcattagttcaaaactttaaatatagttttggctcatttttagtctttttcaGGGAAAATCAGACAATTTTACTGGTCTTAAACGTATTAAAAAGTTTGCTCctcaattagtttaaaaataaaacattttgtaaagaGCTAAGATAATTCAAGCAAACAGCAAATAACgaatagcaaataaatattaaacatatggATCAATATAGTGAtgtgtcatatttttttccttaagcgCCATCTTCACAAACTACtccttaatattgtttatacaTTATACTTTACAGAATTTCCATTTAATAACAGCACAATACACAGAAGCATCTTATTAACAACATAGTTTGTGgtaatatttacataaacatTATCCTAAACAATGTGGCAAATATGAGGCTTTTTATTACAGTTGAGCCCCCATCGtatattattccttttttacatCACGGGAAGGGTGGTTAAAGGAAGTTTGGTagcttttgtaaaatttgttagaaGAATTTTACAGCAAGTTTCAACCTTGGAATGATCCCATCATTTAAAGAATGGTACACTAAACAACTGGTTAGGCAATGTTTTCCTTTTTGGGATTCTGGCGAGCTGAGACACGCTTCTCgacaaaaataaatgctttgtaAGCTCTGAATTTGATATCTAAAACCTTGGATAGTGTCGactaaaatgcattataaatggatttaataaatcttttaggaattaattgctttttagtATCCAAAAAGAACTTCCGGCCTTTGGAACAAAATTTCATGTCTGAAGATCTTCAGAAATCGATGGCATGTATACTGATTGCCACACATATcccattatttttcaattgctcTATTATCTGCTCCTGGTGATCGTGAGCACAAAAACTATTATATCTCatttaaaagcacaaaaactctaaaatatttgcaaatgtaAAACATAAAGCAAATATGTAAACAATAGTAAGTATTGAGagcaatattattcaaattgtaTCTAATAGCAAAATCATGTAAAGAGTACGCATTTTTCTAGCAGTTCATCTTGTGTCAATCtgtgaaaaataaacttgaagtTTTTTAAGCTGTTTTAACATTATCCCACACTGTGGCGAGGTTGCTGCTCTGTGCATGCAGCGCCCAGCCTACATCAACCAGGGTTTTCCCTGGAGTTGCTTTTGCCTCTCTCGCCCATTATTCCGACATGCTGCCATTGATCGTCACCAAGCCTACCCTTGTGAATCCTCTTTTTTCTGGGGCGGGACGGGGTTAAGCTTTGATTATCCAACTCCGTGTGTTTTTTAACCCTAGCCCGACAGAAAATGTTAAATCAGATTTCCACTGTACATTGAGACGTGATAGCTTATTGATTAGAAGAACTATACTGCCATTGCAAAGAACTGGAGTTCAATCTTCAGTAGCAATCTGAAGCCAAGTTATCATCAGATTGATGGGGATCAGCCTGTCTGGAACGTAAAGGTGGCTCCTGTTTAATACAGACCACATTGTGATAATCAtgctaatttcataaaattgtggAGACTTAACCTCCATTATGCTCCTGCCCACAATGTGCTGCTGCaggaatactttatttttatcattatattgttttaagcttttCAAATATAAGATGTATTCATAAATGTTTACTTTGTTGTTATAGAAACTAgtacatcataaaaatataataacttccagttaaatttattatattattatttaaaccactTAACCAATCCAGAGTTCAAGTTTATTGTAATTCTTAACTTCTTAAGATCAAAATaagccaacaaaaaaaaatttatgaaagtaattccataatttggcaattttaaaactttttttccaaaaataagaataatgatTTAACTTTTACTAGTCAGTAAGAACTTTTAGGCATAAATAAGTAACTCTGAAAGtatttgctgaaaattaaattaaaatatcttgtgtaaaataaaattaagtatattttataaataaaatttgtttagcgTAAAATGGTAGAAGTATACTTTTCAAAGCACATACTCTGGCCTCACGTATGGCTGGCAAATCCAAGGTGGATCTGGTAAACCATAATCTTTCAAACAATTTGTGTGATTTTCACTgttcttcaaaaaattctaaaattataaagtttgaaaaaatattacagtcaGAACTAAAATTCTATACAATAATGAACTTACATCATGTAACTCACAACACAAACTTTCAACAAATACttagtaattcaatttttttcaaaggttttctttttaatatttataattctatacaatactaagatttaaatttattatacttaataaccaaacacaaaaaattatgttaatttttgtccttcaataaaattgcctttttattaatcaattttatttagataatagagaataaaaaaatatactaaatttttttttaacactatggTTGCAACTAATGGTTCTTATTAGTTAgtaataattctattattaaacttattagtTAGCTTCCATCATAATTTGTTTGACAGAAacatagaaaatacaaaaataaccatgttttttatttgaaatttaaaaatccacaTATTAGTGatatacacttatttaaatttagctacccagaataaattaatataatcaattttatccAAGGATTTTCATATGAATGGAAGTTagaatggaaatatattttaattttttttaactaattacatAATAGgcatccaaattttaaaaaaaaacattaattttatttaaattaaataatactcaatagattttttaaaaaatttccaacaagTTGGCATGCTTGAACTTGGcagaagaaatttccaaaaaaaattaaagattatatgTTATCCATGTTATTCTAATCTATCTATGTTACATTCCTGCCagtggagagaaaaaaattaaaactcagaCATTTCAGATatcattttcatctttttaataaaaaatttcatatttttaactaataaaaaaaaaactttcactttaaaaatgcttcaaaataatgaagagaaacgaataattctaaaattgatccttataatttgatgaaaattaaaacctttataaaacatgtttacataaaataaatcatagcCTAAAGTATTTGTTCATTCTATTTCAACTAAAAACCTAtgattggaaataaaataagaatacaaGCAATAGAAAATACAAGCAAACTActattactaataaattaaataaaaaaatatataatgctaCCTCATATTTGTCTTTCAATTCAATGACAGCTATTCTAAACTCTTCAATACAATTAGCAACAGCTACTTTTtgcctaatatttttattttcatccaaTAACAAGCTATTGagagtggaaaaaaattctttaatatcaATTGCTATAACAGATGGAtagtttttatagaaatataaaatgtgagAATCTCtaaaaaatctagttaaaagCTGAGTATAAACCGAAAGAGGCcaattaaaaaagagagagagagataaaccaaagtaatatttttggtaaaagcATGAAGAGAAGAAATATAACCAAATGAGTTTGCAGAGATGCCACCTTTCCAAACTAGCTATCAGTaatcaaaaatacaataatacagTTAGCAATTAAGTAAttcaaaagaaatcaattttaagatgCATATACGTACTACTGTTGAGgtatataatacatattaagaaaataatgcaggattttttctagtaaataaaaagtaacacttAGATCAAggactaaattaaaaatcatacaatactgaaattttgaaattcattcataaaatggtaaaattaaatagattactTGGTATCAATGatctaatttttagttaaattagaaCTATCCCCTATTGCCTTTTTATCATCCTGTATTTgaaccaataaaaaatatggcacGTAGTATTTCATAAATGAGTTTATGTTCATTCACTTATCTTTAAGGAGAGaagattaataaatagtttttgaaatagcTTTTTGACAAAATAGCGTTTTGAAAAAGGCAAATTAGATTTCTTTgggaagtttttatttattgtttccataaaattatttaagttttgtttatagttttagaaattgtttaagtgcacaaaaaaattttcctagaTGCATTGCAGGCTGTTAAGGAAAAACTCGTGGCAGTAAAAGGGGGAAATCAAACTTGTTTTAAAGAGATTAtaacggaaattttaaaaaaataattttttcaataaacctTTTAGTATAGTTATCAGATAACAATAATTGTTTATGCATTAAGAGCTGCTTCTTTAAACAACAAGGtatgagaaatttaattagatgTGCTCTATCAGTAAGAAATTATGTCATAAGAAGCGTCTTTATCTGTAggattattacataaaaataaagattattgtTCCTTtcgaataaagcaaaaaaaattacaaatctgaataatttatttattattaagctttttcttcttttcaaaaacatgtCGTGACAgctctcaaaatattttgcaccttaaaaaaattgtttttgcaaattttttttttcaaattttagcaataaaatttgtatttaaagcattaaaaacataattagttaaaatacagaatacaaattaactaaaactattaattacagatttaattaaaatatcaaataataaaatttttacttcacaaacaaacaaatacattttatctcaaaaatatgAGTTATGACCCACATATTGCAAAAGATTTGCATCACTGTACCAATATTCATTGTACCAAAATTTGAATCACTTTCTGTACAGGATGCACATTTTCAGAAACTTTACATTTAATGGAAACACCACAAGGTTAAAGACCTTGTTATGCAGTGAGGTTAATTGAGTCCTTATATTCATAACAACTACTATACAATATAACAGTGATATcggatataaaaattttgaaagcaaaacatTTCTACTAACCAATGAtgacataatttaaacaaatgtccACGTACATATGAAGTTGGACAAGGATAAAGTTTGACGAGCTCTAAGTATTCCAAAGCCATTTCCCACACTGTTGGAGCCAAACCTCTAAATAAAGCTGGATTGTGTAAGCTGccctctataaaaaaaattaagcaaatggaataaataaaaatttaagagctgaaaaataaacaattaaccttaaaatatttgtgaaaatctGAATCACTTTCATCATACAATTGAATCAATCACACAATTGAATTACTCATTTGAATcacattcataaatatatactatgttATTCAGATTCTGTCACATcaattatgaagaaatatttttaaagttatgcagATAATGCagtgaaattatgaaataactaaatcaaaaaaaaaaatcactaaattttaaatttaagaaataatgtatCTTTTCCAAGTTACAAGCAAAAgagaaaatcagaaaaaaaactacattatttgaaaaatactataGGTAGGCTTGAAATTCTGGAAACTATATCCttgatttgtaaataattaactataacaaagtaacattttctcctaatttataatatactaCAGTAGTTTGTAACACAGAAGTACTCATATAGATTTTTGTATCGGTTTTAAAAACGTCTCTAAATCATAATCTAATTATACCAGAACACGAACATTATAATCTTTGAGGAACATTCAAATCATaatgacaaattattatttcctgAATCAATAATTGATTGTGCTATAAGtaacacaataaaattaatttgagataAACATgcatagaaacaaaatttaatataaaaaattaaaaaatatatggactactctgaataattttcatttttgtaaaaaaattgtgttattccaattataatcaaaattatttctatgaattttgaataagttttaattacacAATGCATTattcaaagcaattttaaaaaaaactttcattttaatatatcattagaaaataacagttaaaataactttttttttaattttataaactaaaaattcaaatcacatAACATGATTTAACACAACTTACAAAGCTggttcttaatatatatttttaaaatagcatttaaaaaaaaaatttcaatttttttaaactgaaaaagtgTTTAAACACATTATGATTCAACAAATCTTAAAACAAtgctatttttcatatatattttgaaaattacatttaaaaaaacttttttttttcaaattttataaattgtttcataaCACGTTACAACAATGCTGATTCTCcaacatactttaaaaatttaaataaaaaaactttagagtaaataactattttaatttaactaagaaTTCATATAGTTatatagttacaaaataaaataagacttcAGCACTGTCAGACTCAGCACTTACCAGCAATCATAACTCCATCAACACCAGTTTCTATCAAGCACCTATGAACATCTGAAAGGTACTGTATGTTGCCATTAGCAAATATTGGTATTCTTAAATTTTgcctaaaaaaagtttcaattttaaaaattttgttaaataaataaatgaagaaggCAAAGtgtagttacttaaaaaaagaatatcaagtaaatatataatgctTGAAACTAAATTCTGTATTCAGGcagcaaaaaaatgaatatgattAAGTTAGCAAACAcacaaaaagaaacttttaaccCTCTAATTACtgtacaaattttgatttaagaaaatttctcatACAGTGTCTCTGTCAATCAAATTGAAGCTATGCTTAACGAAaattttcatcatcatcatcatagttggccaaacagcccaatgtgagccaatgccttcctttgaagatttctccatgacgacttccagtgggtctaaaaagtaGTATCTTTTctattgtattgtcatcactcattcgaatcacgtgggcgatccaattcattctatttatttttatgtatttaatgatatcagattgtttataaatcttgtacagttcaaagttaaacctccttctccagttattgtttacatttacaccaccaagtatactccgcaaaatctttctctcaaatattgcgatacaattttcctccagttttgttattgtccaagcttcagaagcATGTGTCAAGACTGGCCAGACAAGAGTTTTGCagattaagaactttgttttcctagaaagaaacctagatttaataaatcttctcagcCCAGAGACAGCCCTATTCACCAGATagtcagttttttatttcaggagtcAAAGATAATAATTGATCCTAAGTAATTAAAACTTCTCACTGTTTCAAatctataagaatttatttcaagataggGGTCTGGGACTCTGTTTCttgaaaataacatatattttgctttctcTACATTTATGACTAAGCCCATTTGCTTTGCAGCCACCTCAAGGGCAAGAAATGCCTCTTTCAGGGTAGGAAGGGAACGAGCAATTATATCGACATCACCAGCATATGCAAGTAGTTGCACTGATCTACTAAAAATGTGACCACTGGTATTGATGTTTGAATCACGAATAACTCTCTCAAgtgcaatattaaaaagaagacaGGAGAGAGAACCTCCTTGTCGAACACCTGTGAATGTGTCAAGATTTTCTAAgtgcaatattaaaaagaagacaGGAGAGAGAATCTCCTTGACAAACACCTGTGAATGTGTCAAGATTTTCTGACAGAGACCCCAGAAACTTAATCTTACACTTTGTATCTTTCAATGTAAGTCTCGTCAATTTAATGAGTTATGaaggtattttaaaagtactcattgtttcaaaaagataatttctaTTGATACTATCAAAAGCAGccttgaaatcaataaaaaaattatgtgtttcaaTGTTAAATTCCATTGATTTCTCAAAAATCTGACGTAGACAAAATATCTGATCTTTAGTTGATTTTCCAGCACGAAATCCACATTGATATTTTCCTATTTGTGAGTCAATAAATGGCAACAACCTGagatataaaattctaaatagaattttatacaaAGAAGACTAATGCCACAATAGTTGGCACAGGTCATAGGATCTCCTTTCTTGTGAATTGGGCACAAAATGCTAATATTCCAATCCGTTGGCATACTCTCAGAGTGCCAGATGTCAGtaataagttcaaataaatttctcaataagGTAGGTTCACAATGTTTTAGTAGTTCTGCTGAAATAAGATCATGTCCCGAAGCCTTCtttatcttcaaatttttaattgcagccCTGATCTCCTCAATAGTTGGAGCCTCAACTTCGATGTCATTTATGAATTCAGGCACAATTATTTCAACATcgtcacaatttttattaagaagttctttaaaatgttcatgccatcgttttaaaatgacttgcttatcagtaataatttcaccaaatttgtttttccataGATTAGAGGTTTGCTTAAAGTCCAATCGACTGCGGTTTATTTTTCCATAGAATGCTTTGCATTCATTAATGGATTTCAGATGTTCAACATCTCTAAACAATTCTTCATCAAAGACCCTTTTCTTTTGCCTAAAGAGTTTCTTCACCTCTTTTCTGTGTCTATGGTATTCCTCTGCACTATTTCTTGTGTGTGCTTGTATCATATGTTTACATGCaacattctttttatcattAGCAATGGCACAATCAATATCATACCAATCCTTACCCTGTTTCTTAGTTACTTTACCAATCACGTTATCGGCAGCGTTACAGATACTATCTTTTATACATTTCCCTTTATTTTTCACAGTACCatcataattctttaaattcaactgttcctttacttttttgtaatattcaaGTTTATATCCttgtaatatataataagtaaatatataatccTCGAAACTAAATCCTGTATTCAggcagcaaaaaaattaatatgattaagTTAGCAAACCCACAAAAAGAAACTTTGGaaaagaagagaaaagaaaagaaacccTCTAATTACTGTagaagttttgattaaaaaaaatttcacatacaGTATCTCTGCCAATCAAATTGAAGCAATgctgaacaaaaattttaagctcagttaatttcaaaaataaattttatttttaaataattgaaaaaaaattaaaaagtatacaaatgacttaaatttttaaagaacaaaaaaaaactttaaagtacataaagaacgggaaaagtaaaaaaagtagaattctttacaaatattgtaatgaatttttttccctaaaaattataccaaaaaaataataaaataaatcttgtgATCTGTATCATttagtatgaaaattaaaaacaggttaaatattcaataaaataaataaaaaatagatacatCTAATTTCTCTCTTATTAAGAATGTAATAAATGGCTTTAAATAAAAGACTTAATGTtgtaaaagaatgtaaaaatacatttgctatagcatttctaataaataaaaaaaattattacttaacagCTTTGATATGTTCCCAGCTAGCCAATCCTGTTAATGGACCTTTTTGTTCCCTCGTACGACCATGAACTGTAAGaagctgaaataaataattatatctgaataaagattgaataaatattttaaatgtaaaaaatgaacTCCTTAGCATCTTTAAACCAACATCTTATAATAACTCACTTAATGTTCAAAAAACATTGCGGCTGAATacagtttattataaaaatgaataaaacatactttattaaattgattgcacaaaaatattaactattacgAATATACAAACATAAATCTGTTACACTAAAAAtcattatgaatataattggtttcaACAAACAGCTTAACTAatctacaaattaataaatacattctaaaaacaaaactaagataatttagtttaaagtttataaaaagatcatagtaatttaaataatttttgaagtttaaatgtttaaaaaatccttaagtTTAAACCCAATtgtattttgtgattttatatattttggaacaatttacattctaattcaattttttaatacatttcactctatgaatttaaattttgcaggtaaataaaaaaattatgaaaaaattataagtttaagatAGAAAACATTGCAGAGAAAAATAAGCAATCATCTTTAGATCCTTAAATAACATGAACTCTTCTCCAAAACAATTTGTATCATAATCTATACATTGAGATTTTgtaaaagatattgaaaaaatttaaagtaattgtttgatatacattttaagaatttaattaatttttaagcacaacacatttctaaaactttaaacaCAGTAGAAGTATAAATTGacaagatttaatatttaaaagattaaaaagtataaaatagggtaaaaaaaaaaaggaaattaagagAGTTACTAACCTGACACCCAGCTTTTTCCAACATTTGAGCATACTTTATAGTCCTTTCAACATCTTTAAAGACTCTAATCTTACAAGTTATTGgtatttttgcttcttttgaAGCTCTGGAaactgcaaaagaaaatttagaagaagttttaaaataattttataagtactttttaaaacaattctgtaTGCAAATAAGTCTTGCCACAataattttagtacttttttcattgtcaagataaaaaaatatttattcaacccAGCTTCAGATCAATGGATAGACCTGCTTGTCTGGGGGGTAAAGAACAGTGAACAATAATGACCGCAATGCAACCATCATGATATTGATCATGAAATTAGTAGGCTTTGTCTGCACAAGCCTAGTTTTGTGATTTACCTAACTGTTAGTAAAGAATAAGTGCACATACCCATATTTGCAAGCAATTCCCATTCCTCTTGTAGAAAAGAACCATAATGACCACGGCGAGCTATAGCTTGTGGGCATCCTATATTTAAATCTACTGCTTCACAATGTCCCACACAAAGCTTGCAAGCTTCCACAAATGTATCAGCATCATTTGcgcaaaactaaaaacaaatataatttttaatacattagatctaatattttcatgtattttaacttaaaatttcatatattttagcaacattttaatttaaaaaaattggaaataagtgaaaaataattttatattgtgtttAATTTCTCTCCTTGAATAAAAAGCATAGTTGCATGATGGAGTGgcttttcaattattctttgaaaatttacaaattgagTTCTAATTTCAAcccaagagtaaaaaaatattaacgtgGACTACAAGCAAGAAATCAATAActcaagaacatttttaaaattaaatatctacaTCTAGCCTATACACTCCTTATTATGATCCTTCATTGTAACAAGTGATGTGTTAAATCCTATTTCGTTTCAAATAAatgcattgatattttattgtaagctATAGTGTCTGAATTTACCATCCATTCCAATAtaaacatcgaaaaaaaaaaatttaattcagaaaaatttgtcaattatgtactgaaaaaaaagtataaaaactccTATCAACAGTGGTGATTGTGGGCCAAACTCAAAAATCATgcaaatttcttgagtaaaatcattcaaaaaattaatatctttgtaaatttaaatcattgaaattttcaaaacatgatattctaaatgaattatacgcagcataatttaaataaataattatgtgtaagtttacttttatctctaatcacatttattattctatcagaaaaaatatttacaaatgaaagagatgccaagtataaattctagttctaatatttttaaataaaatacacaagaatttttataaaaaaatgtgatcgatgattttttgaaatttcgggACTTTGGATTTCCCGAAACTTTCGGATCACAGTTAgcaaaaaatatggaaatctggatttttttcggagcacaatcacccctgtatcAATTTCGAttagaaattaaactaaaatattacaccatttaaattgtataataaagCACTGAGTAGAAGGTGCAGAAATGtcttcaactttaaaaataaattaaattaagatattaaacCAACTATATgctattgtaatatattttataaagaaatggcaaaaatatttatcacctttaagaacaaattaatgtaaaatctcCATACAGTAATGTACGGTGAGTAAGGAGCAGAAACTATCAgccaaaacaataaaataaactaaggtGTTACACCATTTATGAAAATCTGCATAGTCCACACACATTCATTAGTTTCGAAATAATGATACCTCAACTGACTTTTTCCAAAgggaaacaataaataaataaattatattttctttcttgaaacAATTTACTTAGCTATAGTAAATCAACTTTGTTTGCTTAAACATGTAAATATCCACTTAAAAAGcatgcaaaatatataattaagattaaaaagaaatataattttttttgtatgtttttcatataaaatttttggcaGAGAATATTAAACATGCTTTtagaaaaagctaaaaaattctttgtttttaatggagaatatcattacataaatttgtaacacaaatatgaagaaaattttctttttaattaagaccattattttttatacatacagtctcatttatatttaataggaTGAAAATATCTATTACTGTcagcataattcaaaatttctgaaatgacGCAGaatcattgattttaattattttgataaaagaatgaattaacAAAGggtcttcaaaaaatatatatatatattttttggggAAAGAAAGTTTAAGATAAGgaagagaatatttttagatttcgctgaaaaaaattgctgcattttaaaaaacggtacTTTGGGATTATCCCATTGACCATTTTCGCCAAAAAGTAGCTTCTGCACCAAAacaccaaattttaacacatttactGAGTAATCCTTGAGTAAACAGGTTAGTTTTCCTTAGCGTGTTGAAATATACTGTTCATTTTACTCCACTG
This window encodes:
- the LOC107452039 gene encoding tRNA-dihydrouridine(16/17) synthase [NAD(P)(+)]-like (The sequence of the model RefSeq protein was modified relative to this genomic sequence to represent the inferred CDS: added 231 bases not found in genome assembly): MLENNCYSFWNEKLGSPRFILGPMVDHSELAWRLLSRKYGAQLCYTPMLHASVFIKDHRYRKENLASSPEDRPLIVQFCANDADTFVEACKLCVGHCEAVDLNIGCPQAIARRGHYGSFLQEEWELLANMVSRASKEAKIPITCKIRVFKDVERTIKYAQMLEKAGCQLLTVHGRTREQKGPLTGLASWEHIKAVKQNLRIPIFANGNIQYLSDVHRCLIETGVDGVMIAEGSLHNPALFRGLAPTVWEMALEYLELVKLYPCPTSYVRGHLFKLCHHCLLLDENKNIRQKVAVANCIEEFRIAVIELKDKYENFLKNSENHTNCLKDYGLPDPPWICQPYVRPDPVASAQKVKKEKSAPENEIAPCGIKRQNCDNSLSKKKLKKLLKNPRKQFSIKKAFDVCSLCPNPKGTKCTYQLCKSCCRDKSFKENLDCSGHRFSFKTKMEKSDQEAHCKLPKEFDVQSANCDNFKDDCL